From Panicum hallii strain FIL2 chromosome 2, PHallii_v3.1, whole genome shotgun sequence, a single genomic window includes:
- the LOC112879477 gene encoding NAD(P)H-quinone oxidoreductase subunit L, chloroplastic: protein MDAAAAASWRLLAPTSSSPPRFLQVPKRKATFAASPRHSARSRLPCLLHDKPAPPAPENTQLQRLAAALQWAAVWAAVEAPAALAVTGEEDIDLLGILPPIAAFAFFYFLVCPPLIMNWMRTRWYKRKFVETYLQFMFTYLFYPAMMFWAPFVNYRKFPRDPTMKYPWSKPKEGTPLFKDRYPPIDS, encoded by the exons atggacgccgccgccgccgcctcatgGCGCCTCCTTGCCCcgacctcctcgtcgccgccccGCTTCCTGCAGGTGCCCAAACGGAAGGCGACCTTCGCGGCATCGCCACGGCACTCGGCCAGGTCCAGGCTCCCCTGCCTCCTCCACGACAAG cctgcgccgccggccccggAGAACACCCAGCTGCAGAggctggcggcggcgttgcAGTGGGCCGCCGTCTGGGCAGCC GttgaggcgccggcggcgctggcggTGACCGGGGAGGAGGACATCGACCTCCTGGGGATCCTGCCGCCGATCGCCGCGTTCGCCTTCTTCTACTTCCTCGTCTGTCCT CCGCTGATCATGAACTGGATGAGGACGAGGTGGTACAAGCGCAAGTTCGTGGAGACGTACCTGCAGTTCATGTTCACCTACCTCTTCTACCCCGC GATGATGTTCTGGGCGCCGTTCGTCAACTACAGGAAGTTCCCGAGGGACCCAACCATGAAGTACCCTTGGTCCAAGCCAAAGGAGGGGACGCCGTTGTTCAAGGACAGATACCCGCCTATAGACTCGTAG
- the LOC112879738 gene encoding pentatricopeptide repeat-containing protein At5g56310-like isoform X2 has product MPSDSPRRAALLLPNLPPHIPYSRALQQRLYLIAQHLSRRAGSPSAARRGLDQLHAQLLLNGFTHKRFLLAKLLSLATAAGADLPRAESLFLSASSHSPASPTLANLLLRAAAGSGATPSALLALFSRLVGRHGLRPNAFSFSTLLAALASAGAVALPHGRALHAHALAGGVLAPSGENGHVMTSLMDVYASARQLGDARKVFDEMPGKSVAAWNCMLAAYVQCRELDAALRFFGDEMPYRDTVAWTTVIGGCANSGRAAKAVELFMGMRKARVNDDVVTMVALLTACAELGDLELGRWVHARVDWEGRQRRTVLLDNSLIHMYVKCGAVEDALRLFLMMPKRSTISWTTMISGLAMHGRAQEALDLFHRMQERPDGATLLAVLRACSYAGRIDDGRRYFESMERVYGITPEIQHYGCMVDMLCRWRRLHEALEVVENMPFQSNEGAWGAILSGCRREGNLELAAKVTDRLVELQPERAAGHLVLLSNMYAGVGQWEQARMVRERVAILNAEKPAGRSWV; this is encoded by the exons ATGCCTAGCGATTCCCCTCGCCGCGCTGCCCTCCTCCTGCCCAACCTGCCCCCGCACATCCCATACTCCCGCGCTCTGCAGCAGCGCCTCTACCTCATCGCGCAGCACCTCAGCCGCCGCGCGGGCTCCCcttccgccgcccgccgcggcctCGACCAGCTCCACGCTCAGCTCCTCCTCAACGGCTTCACCCACAAGCGCTTCCTCCTCGCGAAGCTCCTCtccctcgccaccgccgccggcgccgacctCCCCCGCGCCGAGTCCCTCTTCCTCTCCGCCTCGTCGCACAGCCCCGCGTCCCCGACCCTCGCcaacctcctcctccgcgccgccgccgggtcGGGCGCCACGCCGTCGGCCTTGCTCGCGCTCTTCTCCCGCCTCGTGGGCCGCCACGGGCTTCGCCCCAACGCATTCTCCTTCTCCACCCTCCTCGCGGCGCTCGCCTCGGCGGGCGCCGTGGCGCTCCCCCACGGCCGCGCCCTCCACGCGCACGCTCTCGCGGGCGGCGTGCTCGCCCCGTCCGGCGAGAACGGGCACGTGATGACCAGCCTCATGGACGTGTACGCGTCGGCCCGCCAGCTTGGGGACGCCCggaaggtgttcgacgaaatgccgggCAAGTCGGTGGCCGCTTGGAACTGCATGCTCGCCGCGTACGTGCAATGCAGAGAGCTGGACGCTGCGCTGCGGTTCTTTGGCGATGAGATGCCTTATCGGGACACGGTGGCATGGACAACGGTCATTGGTGGGTGCGCAAACTCTGGGAGGGCCGCGAAGGCTGTTGAGCTGTTCATGGGAATGAGGAAGGCAAGGGTCAATGATGATGTGGTGACTATGGTTGCTTTGCTGACAGCATGTGCAGAGTTGGGTGACCTGGAGCTTGGGCGGTGGGTGCATGCGCGCGTGGACTGGGAAGGGCGGCAGCGGAGGACAGTGTTGCTGGACAATTCTCTCATCCATATGTATGTGAAGTGTGGTGCGGTGGAGGATGCGCTCCGCTTGTTTCTGATGATGCCAAAGCGGAGTACCATTTCGTGGACAACTATGATCTCAGGTCTTGCAATGCATGGTCGTGCCCAGGAGGCACTGGATTTGTTCCACAGAATGCAGGAGCGTCCTGATGGTGCAACGCTGCTTGCAGTTCTGCGGGCGTGCAGTTACGCAGGGAGGATTGATGATGGACGGCGGTACTTTGAGAGCATGGAAAGAGTTTATGGTATAACTCCAGAGATACAGCACTATGGATGCATGGTTGACATGCTCTGTCGCTGGAGAAGATTGCACGAAGCACTTGAGGTTGTGGAAAACATGCCATTCCAGTCAAACGAGGGTGCATGGGGTGCAATCCTGAGTGGATGCAGAAGGGAGGGtaatcttgagcttgcagccaaAGTGACTGATAGATTAGTTGAACTGCAGCCAGAACGAGCAGCTGGGCACCTTGTGCTGCTGTCCAACATGTATGCTGGCGTTGGACAGTGGGAGCAAGCTCGGATGGTGAGGGAAAGAGTGGCCATACTGAATGCTGAGAAGCCTGCCGGAAGAAGCTGG GTATAG
- the LOC112879740 gene encoding uncharacterized protein LOC112879740, protein MGALNGRNTSAALDGLYGVQLWRPLPQSAQISEDEAPRTTTVESSTCELQKGGRTQQRLLIRRLWQHRPSCLKPIHCSITCDKHAGETIANVVTSLPFIVLGLQTPRKNLNTAIYANSVVGVGIASSLYHSSKGEIRNFLRWADYTMIATTTLCLSRALRNENPRLLMAASALLLPFQPLMVSAVHTGLMEVSFARRASIEPELRMAHNLHKMSSLLGGALFIADDCFPETPYIHAAWHLAAAIGIGTCNKLLE, encoded by the exons ATGGGAGCCCTGAATGGTAGAAACACTTCTGCCGCCTTGGATGGCCTCTACGGAGTACAGCTTTGGCGCCCGTTGCCACAGTCGGCACAGATAAGTGAGGACGAAGCTCCACGAACCACCACTGTAGAGTCATCGACTTGTGAACTCCAGAAGGGTGGTAGAACACAGCAAAGGCTGCTGATCCG AAGACTATGGCAGCACAGGCCTTCTTGCTTGAAGCCCATCCACTGCAGTATTACAT GTGACAAGCATGCTGGCGAAACTATTGCGAACGTTGTGACCTCTCTGCCCTTCATTGTTCTTGGACTGCAGACTCCAAG GAAGAACCTGAACACCGCTATTTATGCGAATTCAGTGGTTGGGGTAGGAATAgcttcgagcttgtatcattcttCCAAAGGAGAAATCCGAAATTTTTTGCGGTGGGCTGACTACACTATGATCGCTACCACCACACTG TGCTTATCGAGAGCACTTAGGAATGAGAACCCAAGATTACTAATGGCAGCATCAGCATTGCTCCTGCCGTTTCAGCCACTGATGGTTTCAGCTGTCCACACTGGATTGATGGAG GTTTCCTTTGCAAGAAGGGCATCAATTGAACCAGAGCTCAGGATGGCACATAACCTGCACAAGATGTCATCTCTGCTGGGAGGTGCGCTGTTCATTGCTGATGACTGCTTCCCGGAGACTCCCTACATCCACGCTGCATGGCATCTTGCCGCCGCAATTGGCATTGGCACATGCAACAAGCTTCTTGAATGA
- the LOC112879738 gene encoding pentatricopeptide repeat-containing protein At5g56310-like isoform X1, whose protein sequence is MPSDSPRRAALLLPNLPPHIPYSRALQQRLYLIAQHLSRRAGSPSAARRGLDQLHAQLLLNGFTHKRFLLAKLLSLATAAGADLPRAESLFLSASSHSPASPTLANLLLRAAAGSGATPSALLALFSRLVGRHGLRPNAFSFSTLLAALASAGAVALPHGRALHAHALAGGVLAPSGENGHVMTSLMDVYASARQLGDARKVFDEMPGKSVAAWNCMLAAYVQCRELDAALRFFGDEMPYRDTVAWTTVIGGCANSGRAAKAVELFMGMRKARVNDDVVTMVALLTACAELGDLELGRWVHARVDWEGRQRRTVLLDNSLIHMYVKCGAVEDALRLFLMMPKRSTISWTTMISGLAMHGRAQEALDLFHRMQERPDGATLLAVLRACSYAGRIDDGRRYFESMERVYGITPEIQHYGCMVDMLCRWRRLHEALEVVENMPFQSNEGAWGAILSGCRREGNLELAAKVTDRLVELQPERAAGHLVLLSNMYAGVGQWEQARMVRERVAILNAEKPAGRSWVNQSPAWW, encoded by the coding sequence ATGCCTAGCGATTCCCCTCGCCGCGCTGCCCTCCTCCTGCCCAACCTGCCCCCGCACATCCCATACTCCCGCGCTCTGCAGCAGCGCCTCTACCTCATCGCGCAGCACCTCAGCCGCCGCGCGGGCTCCCcttccgccgcccgccgcggcctCGACCAGCTCCACGCTCAGCTCCTCCTCAACGGCTTCACCCACAAGCGCTTCCTCCTCGCGAAGCTCCTCtccctcgccaccgccgccggcgccgacctCCCCCGCGCCGAGTCCCTCTTCCTCTCCGCCTCGTCGCACAGCCCCGCGTCCCCGACCCTCGCcaacctcctcctccgcgccgccgccgggtcGGGCGCCACGCCGTCGGCCTTGCTCGCGCTCTTCTCCCGCCTCGTGGGCCGCCACGGGCTTCGCCCCAACGCATTCTCCTTCTCCACCCTCCTCGCGGCGCTCGCCTCGGCGGGCGCCGTGGCGCTCCCCCACGGCCGCGCCCTCCACGCGCACGCTCTCGCGGGCGGCGTGCTCGCCCCGTCCGGCGAGAACGGGCACGTGATGACCAGCCTCATGGACGTGTACGCGTCGGCCCGCCAGCTTGGGGACGCCCggaaggtgttcgacgaaatgccgggCAAGTCGGTGGCCGCTTGGAACTGCATGCTCGCCGCGTACGTGCAATGCAGAGAGCTGGACGCTGCGCTGCGGTTCTTTGGCGATGAGATGCCTTATCGGGACACGGTGGCATGGACAACGGTCATTGGTGGGTGCGCAAACTCTGGGAGGGCCGCGAAGGCTGTTGAGCTGTTCATGGGAATGAGGAAGGCAAGGGTCAATGATGATGTGGTGACTATGGTTGCTTTGCTGACAGCATGTGCAGAGTTGGGTGACCTGGAGCTTGGGCGGTGGGTGCATGCGCGCGTGGACTGGGAAGGGCGGCAGCGGAGGACAGTGTTGCTGGACAATTCTCTCATCCATATGTATGTGAAGTGTGGTGCGGTGGAGGATGCGCTCCGCTTGTTTCTGATGATGCCAAAGCGGAGTACCATTTCGTGGACAACTATGATCTCAGGTCTTGCAATGCATGGTCGTGCCCAGGAGGCACTGGATTTGTTCCACAGAATGCAGGAGCGTCCTGATGGTGCAACGCTGCTTGCAGTTCTGCGGGCGTGCAGTTACGCAGGGAGGATTGATGATGGACGGCGGTACTTTGAGAGCATGGAAAGAGTTTATGGTATAACTCCAGAGATACAGCACTATGGATGCATGGTTGACATGCTCTGTCGCTGGAGAAGATTGCACGAAGCACTTGAGGTTGTGGAAAACATGCCATTCCAGTCAAACGAGGGTGCATGGGGTGCAATCCTGAGTGGATGCAGAAGGGAGGGtaatcttgagcttgcagccaaAGTGACTGATAGATTAGTTGAACTGCAGCCAGAACGAGCAGCTGGGCACCTTGTGCTGCTGTCCAACATGTATGCTGGCGTTGGACAGTGGGAGCAAGCTCGGATGGTGAGGGAAAGAGTGGCCATACTGAATGCTGAGAAGCCTGCCGGAAGAAGCTGGGTGAATCAGAGTCCAGCATGGTGGTAG